From a single Gimesia fumaroli genomic region:
- a CDS encoding NAD(P)/FAD-dependent oxidoreductase, giving the protein MTLSHAISMEEACSSDWDVVVIGAGPAGTVAARQLALQNWRVLLIERKAFPRYKVCGCCLNQRAISALLQIGLGNLLEETNAVPLNSFEMRFSGRAATIPLPGGVALSRAVFDERLVEAAVDAGAFFLPETTATLQNCTEQDQTRQVKLAQQGQPSGTVTAKIVLAADGLGHPSLQHCEAFESTVSQSSRMGVGALLASDYLSDYPTGVIHMAIHKSGYVGLVRVEEDRVNLAAAIDGDFIKQSGSPAAAVLTILKASGFPTFSEITEGSFKGTIPFTRKTMRPVGKRVFVLGDAAGYLEPFTGEGMANAIADAVAVAELVPQGLSEWDQSLEQTWLKKHHEITDGRLTWCRWLAPLLRLPVAVGIGLRLFHLFPAVARPIVARLNH; this is encoded by the coding sequence ATGACTCTCTCTCACGCAATCAGTATGGAGGAGGCCTGCAGCAGTGACTGGGATGTGGTGGTGATCGGTGCGGGGCCGGCTGGCACGGTCGCAGCCCGTCAGTTAGCACTGCAGAATTGGCGTGTTTTATTGATTGAGCGGAAGGCGTTTCCCAGATACAAAGTTTGCGGCTGTTGCCTGAATCAACGGGCGATCTCCGCGTTACTGCAGATCGGGCTGGGTAATCTCCTGGAAGAGACAAATGCGGTTCCCTTGAATTCATTTGAGATGCGATTTAGCGGACGGGCGGCGACAATTCCGTTGCCGGGGGGAGTGGCGCTCTCACGGGCTGTGTTTGATGAACGGCTTGTGGAAGCGGCGGTGGACGCGGGGGCCTTCTTTTTGCCGGAAACCACAGCCACGTTGCAGAACTGCACAGAGCAGGATCAGACGCGACAGGTAAAGCTGGCACAACAGGGGCAACCCTCGGGGACTGTGACTGCGAAAATCGTTCTGGCAGCAGACGGGCTGGGGCATCCCAGTCTGCAGCATTGTGAGGCGTTTGAGAGTACCGTATCACAGAGTTCCCGGATGGGGGTGGGGGCATTACTGGCGAGTGACTATTTATCAGACTACCCGACGGGCGTGATTCATATGGCCATCCATAAATCCGGTTATGTGGGACTGGTGCGGGTTGAGGAGGACAGAGTGAACCTGGCGGCGGCGATCGACGGAGATTTTATTAAACAGAGCGGAAGTCCTGCGGCGGCGGTGCTGACGATTTTGAAGGCATCCGGTTTTCCGACCTTCTCTGAAATCACTGAAGGGAGTTTCAAAGGGACGATTCCCTTCACCCGCAAAACCATGCGGCCCGTGGGGAAGCGTGTGTTTGTGTTGGGGGATGCGGCCGGTTATCTGGAACCCTTTACGGGAGAAGGGATGGCGAATGCGATTGCGGATGCCGTTGCCGTTGCGGAGCTCGTTCCTCAAGGCCTCTCAGAGTGGGATCAGAGCCTTGAGCAGACCTGGTTGAAAAAACATCATGAGATAACAGACGGAAGATTAACCTGGTGCCGTTGGTTGGCGCCATTGTTGCGTCTGCCTGTTGCGGTGGGAATCGGGCTGCGTTTATTTCATTTGTTTCCGGCAGTGGCCCGGCCGATTGTCGCCCGTTTAAATCATTAA
- a CDS encoding DUF1559 domain-containing protein: MNTSLIHFRQQSSNHRPGFTILELLVVMAIVGLLVGLILPAVNSARESARKIQCVNHLHQIGTALHNYHDVYRRLPAGWRLDASRETAFGWAASLLPFLEQSNLASLIDFQSSVDAAGNAVSRTVTPAFYRCPSDVAEDLFTLFEEHEEGHETSGLQSHSRLIDLPSANYVGVYGTSDPDAIASQPGDGVFVANRFLRFTEFQNGLSNILMVGERTARKLPSTWLGIVMEGEDSKGRMVGFAYAGPNRRDADECEFDSRHPGCANFLWGDGHVKSISDSIDAATYRRFAKRH; this comes from the coding sequence ATGAATACGTCCCTCATTCATTTTCGACAGCAGTCTTCCAACCATCGACCGGGTTTCACCATTCTGGAACTGCTGGTCGTGATGGCGATTGTGGGTCTGCTGGTTGGATTGATTTTGCCCGCCGTAAATTCCGCGCGGGAGTCGGCGCGTAAGATTCAGTGCGTGAATCATCTGCACCAGATTGGGACCGCTTTACATAACTACCATGATGTGTACCGCCGCTTACCGGCTGGATGGCGACTTGATGCTTCCAGGGAAACGGCTTTTGGCTGGGCCGCGAGTCTGCTGCCATTTCTGGAGCAGTCGAATTTAGCGTCCCTGATCGATTTTCAGTCATCGGTGGATGCGGCGGGCAATGCCGTTTCGAGAACCGTCACGCCGGCTTTTTATCGCTGTCCGTCAGATGTGGCCGAGGATTTGTTTACTCTGTTTGAAGAACATGAAGAAGGTCATGAAACCTCGGGGCTGCAGTCTCATTCAAGACTGATTGATTTGCCGAGCGCCAATTATGTGGGCGTGTATGGGACCAGTGACCCGGATGCGATCGCCAGTCAACCAGGGGATGGGGTTTTTGTCGCCAACCGGTTTCTGCGGTTTACTGAATTTCAGAACGGTTTAAGCAATATTCTTATGGTGGGAGAACGCACCGCGCGGAAGTTACCTTCGACCTGGCTGGGGATTGTGATGGAGGGGGAAGATTCCAAAGGGCGGATGGTCGGATTTGCCTATGCTGGTCCCAATCGGCGCGATGCAGACGAATGCGAATTTGACAGTCGACATCCTGGTTGTGCGAATTTTTTGTGGGGTGACGGGCATGTGAAATCAATCTCCGATTCGATTGACGCGGCTACCTATCGGCGATTTGCGAAGCGCCACTGA
- a CDS encoding efflux RND transporter permease subunit, protein MSIHRRRFWLLVSYLLLLLPLIGYGASQAMQTKVNSPIDWVTAAFPARNDYDQFCQVFGNSDTVIISWPGCTIDNPDLDRFVKVLRTADEFQDAQQQWYFERVISGRELYRSLNAPQMGLTTEEVHSRLRGTFIGANGKTTCIIVSFTPEGLQKRKALVASIRDALQQHCQLDTDQIHLAGPIIDGLEIDLASKDSLDRFVLPSTLIVLFICWICLRSFRAALLVFGLSLLAQGITLALIHYSGESITALLIVMPPLIQVLAVAGGIHLVNYYFDAVKDPSIEQPAAYAFQIGWLPCLLSAGTTAIGLASLLVSGLTPIRLFGGYAACGVLITTGLLLTLIPGMFSVWPLKRKPPKATESESSQSARHDVWFYLTAALNKQHLPIACVSLAAMAAAGFGISRINTSVRIETLFPEQSTILNDYHWLEDHVGSLVPIEVVLTCTPEAQLSFREQLLMVWNIERELKKTENLNRTISTMTFAPRFPRPANLSRELFQYRANEALLGMKSQFIDSGYLKEREGQRQFRITTYVSSLNNADYNAYLDLIGDKVDTTIQSSFETVPPGISTQRTGIMPLVHEIQRQLMVDLFKSFLFAFVIIAVVMTIVQGGIIAGLVSMVSNVFPPLMIFGLLGWLSVSVDIGSVMTASVALGIAVDDTLHYLTFFRRRLDAGYSAIDSVLYAYRHCGKAMIQTSLICGLGLLVFAFSNFVPTSRFAWMMFGLLFMALLGDLIVLPALLLSPLGRFFTLASERDAAEPSA, encoded by the coding sequence GACTATGATCAATTCTGTCAGGTGTTTGGAAACAGCGATACAGTTATCATCAGTTGGCCCGGATGCACAATTGACAACCCCGACCTGGACCGCTTCGTCAAAGTCCTGCGCACCGCAGACGAATTTCAGGATGCACAGCAACAATGGTATTTCGAACGTGTCATTTCGGGACGCGAGCTCTATCGTTCCCTCAATGCGCCTCAGATGGGTCTGACGACGGAAGAAGTTCACAGCAGACTGCGCGGTACCTTCATCGGCGCAAATGGCAAAACCACCTGCATCATCGTCAGCTTTACGCCGGAAGGCCTGCAGAAACGGAAAGCACTCGTTGCTTCCATTCGCGACGCATTACAGCAGCACTGTCAACTCGACACTGATCAAATTCATCTGGCAGGCCCGATCATTGATGGTCTGGAGATCGATCTCGCCAGCAAAGATTCACTCGACCGGTTTGTACTCCCTTCCACGTTGATTGTGCTTTTCATCTGCTGGATCTGCCTGCGTTCGTTTCGGGCGGCTCTACTGGTTTTCGGACTTTCGTTACTCGCCCAGGGAATCACACTCGCCCTCATTCATTATAGCGGCGAAAGCATTACCGCCCTTCTGATTGTCATGCCCCCCCTGATTCAGGTGCTGGCGGTGGCGGGGGGCATTCACCTGGTCAACTATTATTTTGACGCCGTCAAAGATCCCAGCATCGAACAACCGGCGGCCTACGCATTTCAAATCGGCTGGTTGCCCTGCCTGCTCTCGGCCGGAACGACCGCCATCGGACTCGCCTCACTCTTAGTCAGCGGTTTAACCCCAATCCGTCTGTTCGGAGGATACGCCGCCTGTGGCGTCCTGATCACCACCGGCTTACTGTTGACGCTCATCCCGGGCATGTTTTCCGTCTGGCCTCTCAAACGAAAGCCCCCGAAAGCAACAGAGTCAGAGAGTTCCCAATCCGCGCGACATGACGTCTGGTTTTATTTAACAGCCGCACTCAACAAACAACATCTGCCCATCGCCTGTGTTTCACTCGCAGCGATGGCAGCTGCCGGTTTCGGCATTTCCAGAATCAATACATCGGTCCGCATCGAAACGCTGTTTCCCGAACAGAGCACAATCCTAAACGACTATCACTGGCTGGAAGACCATGTGGGTTCCCTCGTTCCCATCGAAGTCGTTTTGACCTGCACGCCGGAAGCGCAACTTTCGTTTCGGGAGCAGTTACTGATGGTCTGGAATATCGAACGGGAACTCAAAAAAACGGAAAACTTGAACCGAACGATTTCCACGATGACGTTCGCGCCCCGGTTCCCCCGCCCGGCCAATCTCTCAAGAGAGTTATTCCAATACCGCGCCAACGAAGCCCTGCTGGGAATGAAATCACAGTTCATTGACTCAGGCTACCTGAAAGAACGGGAGGGACAGCGTCAGTTTCGCATCACCACCTATGTCAGTTCATTGAACAACGCCGACTACAATGCGTATCTGGATTTGATCGGCGATAAAGTAGACACGACCATTCAAAGCTCGTTCGAAACCGTTCCCCCCGGCATTTCAACACAGCGAACCGGGATCATGCCTTTAGTCCATGAAATCCAGCGTCAATTAATGGTTGACCTCTTCAAAAGCTTTCTATTTGCTTTTGTGATCATAGCCGTCGTCATGACCATCGTTCAGGGCGGCATCATCGCCGGCCTGGTCTCGATGGTCTCGAATGTCTTCCCCCCTCTGATGATCTTCGGTCTGTTAGGCTGGCTCTCCGTCTCCGTCGATATTGGCTCGGTGATGACAGCCAGTGTGGCACTCGGAATTGCCGTCGATGATACGCTGCATTATCTGACCTTCTTTCGCCGTCGACTCGATGCAGGTTATAGTGCCATCGATTCCGTGCTGTATGCCTATCGTCATTGCGGCAAAGCGATGATCCAGACCTCACTGATCTGTGGCCTCGGTTTACTGGTCTTTGCCTTCAGCAATTTTGTTCCGACCTCACGCTTCGCCTGGATGATGTTCGGCCTGCTGTTCATGGCGCTTTTGGGAGACTTGATCGTCTTACCGGCGCTCCTGTTAAGCCCCCTCGGACGATTCTTCACCCTGGCAAGCGAACGGGATGCAGCGGAACCGTCAGCATAA
- a CDS encoding methyltransferase domain-containing protein, giving the protein MNFQVRKREPELMDQPGLSEREHGSALNGLRRVNWWSRSSAILWPSIQKLSHTVEQRPLRILDIASGGGDVALNLAQRAQRAGIAVEVDGCDISPYAVKHASDLAARMQLEQVQFYERDILQEPVDRQYDVVMCSLFLHHLDEAQSVQLFNIMSKTTRHLVLVNDLRRSRVGYWLAWAGCRLLTRSPIVHTDGPLSVAGAFTMEEAADLARQGGLSGFQMSRHWPQRWLLEWSRT; this is encoded by the coding sequence ATGAATTTTCAGGTTCGCAAACGAGAACCAGAGCTGATGGATCAGCCAGGCTTGTCAGAGCGTGAGCATGGCTCTGCTTTAAACGGACTGCGGCGCGTGAACTGGTGGAGCCGCAGCAGTGCGATCTTATGGCCCTCGATTCAGAAGCTGTCGCACACGGTCGAGCAGCGTCCCTTGCGAATTCTGGATATTGCCAGTGGTGGCGGTGATGTCGCGTTGAATCTCGCACAACGGGCGCAGCGCGCCGGGATTGCGGTCGAAGTAGATGGTTGTGATATCAGCCCGTACGCCGTGAAGCATGCGTCGGATCTGGCGGCGCGGATGCAGCTGGAACAGGTGCAGTTTTACGAACGCGATATTCTGCAGGAACCGGTGGACCGGCAATATGATGTGGTGATGTGCTCTCTGTTTCTGCATCATCTGGATGAAGCACAATCCGTGCAGTTATTCAATATTATGTCCAAGACCACCCGGCATCTGGTGCTGGTCAATGATTTAAGACGGTCTCGGGTCGGCTATTGGCTGGCCTGGGCGGGCTGTCGATTGTTAACCCGCTCTCCGATTGTGCATACTGACGGACCGCTGTCTGTCGCGGGCGCGTTTACGATGGAGGAAGCGGCCGACTTAGCTCGGCAAGGCGGTTTGAGCGGCTTTCAAATGTCGCGGCACTGGCCACAACGCTGGTTACTCGAATGGAGTCGAACATGA
- a CDS encoding type III polyketide synthase, with protein sequence MSFELLGIGTTTPQHSIAQAEAAVHAEALSCSAVSTDQQRRLLPILYRRAGVKTRHSVVLESSTNGEMARQTFYPPATSDGDFGPTTSHRMEAYETHASALAISAVRQALQDGNVNADEITHLVTVSCSGFSAPGFDILLLKELGFSADVSRTHIGFMGCHGALNGLRVAKSFTDSNPEARVVVCAVELCSLHQQYGWCPNKIVANALFADGAAAVVGKQAIDPAEDSWTLVCSGSTVVPDSEEMMSWRIGNHGFEMTLSPQIPDLINATLRNWLEQWLAQQNLTIEEIGCWAIHPGGPRILNAVAEAAGFDEGLLTPSREILAQFGNMSSPTVLFILKKLQAENAALPCVMLGFGPGLTIEAALVR encoded by the coding sequence ATGAGTTTTGAATTACTTGGAATTGGTACGACGACGCCTCAACATTCGATTGCGCAGGCAGAGGCAGCCGTGCATGCGGAAGCTTTGAGTTGCAGTGCTGTGTCAACGGACCAACAGCGGCGTTTGCTACCAATTTTATATCGTCGCGCGGGGGTGAAAACGCGGCACAGTGTCGTCCTGGAGAGCAGTACCAACGGGGAAATGGCGCGACAGACCTTTTATCCGCCTGCGACATCTGATGGGGACTTTGGTCCCACGACGTCGCACCGGATGGAAGCTTATGAAACGCATGCGTCCGCGCTGGCGATTTCCGCTGTCCGCCAGGCCTTGCAGGACGGGAATGTGAATGCCGATGAGATCACTCACTTAGTGACGGTGTCGTGCAGTGGGTTCAGCGCCCCCGGTTTTGATATTCTGTTGTTGAAGGAGCTCGGTTTCTCGGCGGATGTGTCACGCACTCACATCGGTTTTATGGGCTGTCACGGTGCGTTGAACGGGTTGCGGGTGGCGAAATCGTTTACAGACAGTAACCCTGAAGCACGCGTTGTGGTGTGTGCAGTAGAGCTGTGCAGCCTGCATCAGCAATATGGTTGGTGTCCGAATAAAATTGTGGCCAATGCGTTGTTTGCAGACGGGGCGGCTGCGGTGGTGGGAAAACAGGCGATTGATCCGGCGGAAGATAGCTGGACGCTGGTTTGCTCGGGTTCCACGGTGGTGCCTGATTCGGAAGAGATGATGAGCTGGCGGATTGGCAATCATGGATTTGAAATGACGCTTTCTCCCCAGATTCCGGATTTGATCAATGCAACATTGCGAAACTGGCTGGAGCAGTGGCTGGCACAACAGAATTTGACGATTGAAGAGATCGGCTGCTGGGCCATTCACCCGGGCGGTCCTCGCATTCTGAACGCGGTCGCGGAAGCGGCGGGATTTGATGAAGGTCTGTTGACGCCGTCGCGTGAAATTCTGGCACAATTCGGCAATATGTCATCACCGACGGTGTTGTTTATCCTGAAAAAACTGCAGGCAGAGAACGCGGCATTGCCGTGCGTGATGCTGGGCTTTGGTCCCGGACTGACGATTGAAGCAGCTCTGGTTCGTTAG